The Acidobacteriota bacterium genome has a window encoding:
- a CDS encoding SUMF1/EgtB/PvdO family nonheme iron enzyme — protein MSGANAIPLQQVRIKAVYIDRLEVTNARYYSFAHGNPAWQRESVDRRVADGHYMRQFTDGQVSNEQRSLPVTWVSWFAAKAFCEAQRKRLPTAWEWEKAARGTDGRVYPWGNKMENKLANFCDRRCPHFLREETWDDGFAGLAPVGSFPGGASPFGALDMSGNVSEWVNDWLDDSGEYQKHLPRVDPAGPIAGVVKADRGGSFMTSSNYGTELFRFGGGRPERTYMNIGFRCAMDAPGR, from the coding sequence ATGTCCGGTGCCAACGCCATTCCGCTTCAGCAGGTCCGAATCAAGGCTGTCTACATTGATCGTCTCGAAGTGACGAATGCCCGGTACTACTCGTTCGCGCACGGTAATCCTGCGTGGCAGAGGGAGTCGGTCGATAGGCGTGTTGCCGATGGTCACTACATGCGCCAGTTCACAGATGGTCAAGTGTCGAACGAACAGCGTTCATTGCCCGTGACTTGGGTAAGTTGGTTTGCAGCGAAAGCCTTCTGCGAGGCGCAGCGGAAGAGACTCCCCACAGCGTGGGAATGGGAAAAGGCCGCTCGAGGTACGGATGGGCGAGTCTACCCATGGGGCAACAAGATGGAAAACAAGTTGGCGAACTTCTGTGACCGCCGGTGTCCCCACTTTCTCAGAGAGGAAACCTGGGACGACGGATTCGCGGGACTCGCGCCAGTTGGTTCGTTTCCGGGCGGGGCCAGTCCATTCGGGGCGTTGGACATGTCTGGAAATGTGAGCGAATGGGTCAACGACTGGTTGGATGATTCGGGAGAGTACCAGAAGCACCTCCCACGCGTCGACCCGGCGGGACCGATTGCCGGCGTCGTCAAAGCGGATCGAGGGGGCTCGTTCATGACCAGCAGCAACTATGGCACGGAACTGTTCCGGTTTGGGGGTGGTCGACCCGAACGGACGTACATGAACATCGGCTTCCGGTGCGCGATGGACGCGCCGGGCCGTTGA
- a CDS encoding FHA domain-containing protein, whose translation MTGKLLVRDGRSEREVLVVGTVSVGRGAGCDISAGDPMLSRQHAEFVATEQAVLVRDVKSRSGVVVNGVRVAEAQLQPGDDIRIANFQITYLGAHVVGAGTKRSELQSGSGPDDGDDKTRVVLGGRPSTARRSADPRAPVDDDDGTRLLRRSANRPSAAADNGREASQPHLRPPEPQRALHSEESVAPRAHAARTSWRSRVVVQMVVLVIAVFLAAALPLSWWQSRLIEGMALTRAKALVSWLAAEAALGLEGKREMAMVADDVEREAGVVTAIVVAPDGRVLAPPSRATGVFRVIPGIGVAPAEILRLRWAWNGGLLHLARPVAVGGNGHAAVAWVEFRPSTPPEIGSRAVVVVPALFFAIVAAIVVAGMITGRTLRALTLLNQDTELATNGKLDTVADPLGARPVRDLTDTLNYLVARARRAGATGSAAAAVPDDRTGTESAGGGAPRLPAARGASPTRAGGQPRPAASSHATTATLDATAGPMQIVTDASFKVVDIGRDAADLFELRRGQVLGLHLVDAVTVPTVLDAILKCLAELHGQGERTLTVTWRGLPDGLQIHVDKTGRSHPLVVAFSVKHESPIT comes from the coding sequence ATGACCGGAAAGCTCTTGGTTAGGGACGGACGATCCGAGCGGGAGGTGCTCGTGGTCGGCACCGTGTCGGTGGGCCGGGGCGCCGGGTGCGACATCAGCGCGGGCGATCCGATGCTGTCCCGACAACACGCCGAGTTCGTCGCGACGGAACAGGCCGTCTTGGTGCGCGATGTCAAGAGCCGGAGCGGCGTCGTCGTCAACGGGGTGCGAGTGGCTGAAGCTCAGCTGCAGCCCGGGGATGATATCCGGATCGCGAATTTCCAGATCACGTACCTGGGCGCTCACGTCGTTGGGGCTGGCACGAAGCGGTCCGAGCTCCAGTCCGGGTCCGGGCCCGACGATGGCGATGACAAGACGCGCGTCGTGCTTGGTGGGCGTCCGTCGACGGCCCGTCGATCGGCGGACCCTCGAGCGCCGGTCGACGACGATGACGGCACCCGGCTCCTTCGCAGATCGGCGAACCGACCCTCTGCCGCCGCCGACAACGGCCGGGAGGCTTCGCAACCACACCTGCGTCCGCCTGAACCTCAGCGGGCTCTGCACTCCGAAGAGTCTGTTGCACCGCGCGCGCACGCCGCCAGAACATCGTGGCGCAGCCGCGTCGTGGTGCAGATGGTCGTGCTGGTGATCGCTGTCTTCCTGGCAGCGGCCCTGCCGCTCAGTTGGTGGCAGTCGCGGCTGATCGAGGGCATGGCGCTGACTCGTGCGAAGGCCCTTGTTTCGTGGCTGGCCGCTGAAGCGGCTTTGGGGTTGGAAGGAAAACGCGAGATGGCGATGGTCGCGGACGACGTCGAACGAGAAGCCGGCGTCGTGACGGCGATCGTCGTGGCGCCGGACGGCCGGGTACTCGCTCCGCCGTCGAGAGCGACCGGCGTCTTCCGGGTGATCCCGGGGATCGGCGTGGCTCCGGCAGAGATCCTGCGCCTTAGGTGGGCGTGGAATGGCGGCCTGCTCCACCTAGCACGGCCGGTCGCCGTCGGGGGGAACGGCCACGCGGCGGTGGCGTGGGTGGAATTCAGGCCGTCAACGCCTCCGGAAATTGGCAGTCGCGCCGTGGTCGTTGTCCCCGCGCTGTTCTTCGCGATCGTGGCCGCAATTGTCGTAGCCGGCATGATCACTGGCCGGACACTTCGCGCCCTCACCCTGCTGAACCAGGACACCGAACTCGCCACGAACGGCAAACTAGACACCGTCGCCGACCCGCTCGGCGCGCGCCCCGTGAGGGACCTCACAGACACGCTCAATTACCTCGTAGCCCGCGCACGGCGCGCCGGGGCGACTGGGTCCGCGGCGGCAGCGGTTCCTGATGACCGAACTGGTACGGAGAGCGCCGGCGGCGGCGCGCCACGGCTTCCCGCTGCTCGAGGAGCGTCGCCGACTCGGGCTGGCGGACAGCCACGGCCGGCCGCTTCCAGCCATGCAACAACCGCCACGCTGGACGCTACAGCAGGTCCCATGCAGATTGTCACCGACGCCAGCTTCAAGGTCGTCGACATCGGGCGTGACGCGGCGGATCTGTTTGAGCTGCGCCGGGGGCAGGTTCTCGGCCTGCACCTGGTCGATGCCGTGACCGTGCCGACGGTCCTCGATGCCATTCTCAAGTGCCTGGCGGAGCTGCATGGGCAAGGTGAGCGCACGTTGACCGTTACCTGGAGGGGGCTGCCGGATGGCCTGCAGATTCACGTCGACAAGACGGGGCGATCTCACCCTCTCGTAGTTGCGTTTAGCGTGAAACATGAAAGTCCAATCACATGA
- a CDS encoding pilus assembly protein N-terminal domain-containing protein — protein sequence MKTRPFLAVTFVCCIGTHVAAQSLTARDCPPSSKLVRVEESLFVKELKTIVPGYPIGNVQVDDPQIAGFSQLPADRKTLTIVARSVGTTLLSICDQQNQRRHEITITVISREALQLRQELRGLLREFPSVEVAMLAGSSVVTGAVSSRDDLAAVERIAAAAKVKCVVRYVMPSVPPPAIGAAPSVSRPPAGVAPSTQQTLPTPAGAGPPTSSAAGPPAQPTFRVRYEVELMEASIAFRTGSFAHGVEPSGRRLYLGQVEVNIGSENEVFIGGAAVAPKEAKRPVDAPTQAPMGLRLKFAPRVGDSRTPVITAVLVETNLPLNSGTYDPEVWRRSRWEFPTATNQPFGIVGGDLLASMDVVSQGPGALQTTASTASKMRMVPGVGGLPGMEYVPVFGSLFGSRSFKQKTTQLLVVLRPQVIPLEAR from the coding sequence ATGAAGACCCGTCCATTTCTGGCCGTCACCTTCGTCTGCTGTATCGGTACCCATGTTGCTGCGCAGAGCCTGACCGCTCGCGACTGTCCTCCCTCGTCAAAGCTCGTTCGCGTTGAGGAGTCGTTGTTCGTCAAGGAACTCAAGACCATCGTTCCTGGATACCCCATCGGGAATGTCCAAGTCGACGATCCCCAGATTGCCGGGTTCAGCCAACTCCCTGCCGACCGAAAGACCCTGACTATTGTCGCCCGCTCGGTCGGGACGACGCTTCTCAGCATCTGTGACCAGCAGAACCAGCGGCGGCACGAGATAACTATCACGGTCATTTCTCGGGAGGCGCTGCAACTGCGACAGGAGTTACGGGGACTGCTCAGGGAATTCCCGTCGGTTGAGGTCGCGATGCTGGCGGGATCATCGGTAGTCACCGGCGCCGTCAGCTCGAGGGACGATCTCGCTGCCGTCGAACGGATCGCGGCGGCCGCCAAAGTAAAGTGCGTCGTGCGTTACGTTATGCCGTCGGTCCCCCCTCCTGCCATCGGAGCGGCGCCGTCGGTCTCTCGGCCGCCTGCTGGAGTAGCGCCGTCGACCCAACAGACGCTGCCCACACCCGCGGGCGCCGGCCCTCCCACGTCGAGCGCTGCCGGACCGCCCGCCCAGCCTACGTTCCGGGTCAGGTACGAGGTCGAGTTGATGGAGGCCAGCATCGCGTTCCGTACTGGCTCGTTCGCGCATGGGGTCGAGCCAAGCGGTCGTCGCCTTTACCTCGGACAGGTCGAGGTGAACATCGGATCCGAAAACGAGGTCTTCATCGGCGGCGCCGCAGTGGCGCCGAAGGAAGCGAAGCGCCCAGTAGACGCCCCGACGCAGGCTCCGATGGGCCTGCGCCTGAAGTTCGCTCCGAGAGTCGGAGACAGCAGGACCCCCGTCATTACGGCCGTCCTGGTCGAAACGAATCTGCCGTTGAACTCCGGGACGTACGATCCCGAGGTGTGGCGTCGATCGCGTTGGGAATTCCCGACGGCCACGAATCAGCCGTTCGGAATCGTGGGTGGCGACCTGCTGGCTTCCATGGACGTCGTCTCGCAGGGGCCAGGCGCGCTGCAGACCACAGCCAGCACGGCCTCAAAGATGCGGATGGTTCCCGGTGTCGGCGGGCTTCCGGGCATGGAGTACGTGCCGGTGTTCGGCAGTCTGTTCGGCTCGCGGTCTTTCAAGCAGAAAACAACGCAGCTGCTCGTGGTGCTGCGTCCGCAGGTGATTCCGCTCGAGGCCCGATGA
- a CDS encoding FHA domain-containing protein, which yields MTPASTTTRDGLLEDAPRLVLMWHRAGEPPEEFGVWPERPVTIGRDATNLIVLDSPFVSKAHARIRYEDGHYVVEDLRSANGIRVNGSRIEVTTLKPGDVIEIGDQELSLAIRSEASTRKRAKRSGSPSRPLLAVGGVILAAIFGVVLWSVYSPQAGLAPRESESPRTDSAPPSRPSATVAVPVIGDEPEIVMRVVTQAPMSGNSPVAALFDEAMLQYRGGRLRDTQILLRAALRRDPSHELARLRLGQVEQECQRSILDHMTRGDLAFSQLRYDDAVIEWEQVQLLTEPGDPRYQRAEQKANEARRARGR from the coding sequence ATGACACCCGCTTCGACCACGACACGTGACGGCTTGCTCGAAGACGCCCCACGGCTGGTGTTGATGTGGCACCGCGCGGGAGAGCCTCCGGAGGAGTTCGGCGTCTGGCCGGAGCGGCCCGTTACCATTGGCCGCGACGCCACCAATCTTATCGTCCTCGATTCGCCATTTGTGTCCAAGGCGCACGCACGGATCAGGTACGAGGACGGCCACTATGTGGTGGAGGACCTGCGAAGCGCCAACGGCATCCGGGTCAACGGGTCGCGTATCGAGGTGACCACACTGAAGCCGGGCGACGTCATAGAGATCGGGGATCAGGAGCTCTCGCTGGCCATTCGTTCCGAAGCGAGCACGCGGAAGCGCGCAAAACGCTCTGGTTCTCCGTCACGTCCTCTGCTCGCGGTTGGTGGCGTCATCCTCGCCGCGATCTTTGGGGTCGTTCTCTGGTCCGTGTACTCGCCTCAAGCCGGACTGGCGCCGCGCGAGTCCGAATCCCCTCGGACTGACAGCGCACCTCCGTCAAGACCGTCGGCCACCGTTGCGGTGCCAGTCATTGGCGACGAACCCGAGATCGTCATGAGAGTTGTGACTCAGGCGCCCATGTCGGGCAACAGTCCGGTGGCGGCGTTGTTCGATGAAGCGATGCTGCAATACCGAGGAGGGCGGCTTCGGGACACGCAGATTCTCCTCCGGGCGGCGCTCCGCCGCGATCCGAGTCACGAACTCGCCCGCTTGCGGCTGGGGCAGGTCGAGCAGGAATGCCAGCGCAGCATCTTGGATCACATGACGCGGGGCGATCTCGCCTTCAGCCAGCTTCGCTACGACGATGCGGTCATCGAATGGGAACAGGTTCAGCTTTTGACCGAACCCGGGGATCCCAGGTACCAGCGCGCCGAACAGAAGGCCAACGAGGCCAGGCGCGCCCGTGGCCGCTGA
- the cpaB gene encoding Flp pilus assembly protein CpaB, translated as MRGRTAAIVSVGLALLGTLLMFVYLTSRENELLQLGAMKDVIVTTKDLLANTVVDETVVQRIQVPAKYVQPKAVADLRELVGRVVMVPVPKGAQVLGTYLEEAGRTALAYEVPRGKRAVTIGVSAVTGVGGLVRPGNFVDILGTFELGRPVGNQGGRVQYAEERTETAVLMQNVQVIAAGREHRRERPAPQPASESAALFREQGRPAAQTDQQPIVSNVTVLVGMREAQQLVLAQEVGTLTLLLRSNLDAGLTEELGTLDPFKLLNITIPVKPRGVPANIWSEVGRLGPQR; from the coding sequence ATGCGTGGCAGGACTGCAGCGATCGTGTCGGTAGGGTTGGCTCTTCTCGGGACCCTGCTGATGTTCGTGTACTTGACCAGCCGGGAGAATGAGTTGCTCCAGCTTGGGGCGATGAAGGACGTCATCGTGACGACGAAGGACCTGTTGGCAAACACCGTCGTCGATGAGACGGTCGTGCAGCGGATACAGGTTCCGGCGAAATACGTCCAGCCGAAGGCCGTGGCCGATCTCCGGGAATTAGTGGGACGCGTCGTGATGGTCCCTGTGCCGAAAGGAGCGCAGGTTCTGGGAACCTATCTCGAAGAGGCGGGTCGAACCGCGCTGGCCTACGAAGTGCCGCGCGGGAAGCGCGCCGTGACGATCGGCGTGTCGGCCGTCACGGGAGTCGGCGGTCTTGTCCGCCCGGGGAACTTCGTGGACATTCTCGGGACGTTCGAGCTAGGAAGACCCGTCGGCAACCAGGGAGGCCGGGTACAGTACGCCGAGGAGCGGACCGAGACGGCGGTGCTGATGCAGAACGTGCAGGTGATTGCCGCCGGACGGGAGCACCGGCGTGAGCGCCCGGCGCCCCAACCGGCCAGCGAGTCGGCGGCCCTGTTCCGCGAGCAGGGCCGGCCAGCCGCCCAGACCGATCAGCAGCCGATCGTCAGCAACGTGACCGTGCTCGTCGGCATGCGTGAGGCCCAACAGTTGGTGCTTGCGCAGGAGGTCGGAACGCTTACCCTGCTGCTTCGCTCGAACCTCGACGCCGGGCTGACCGAAGAACTCGGCACACTCGATCCCTTCAAACTGCTTAACATCACCATCCCGGTCAAGCCCCGGGGCGTCCCCGCAAATATCTGGAGTGAAGTGGGACGCCTTGGCCCGCAGAGATGA
- a CDS encoding FHA domain-containing protein, with protein sequence MLTISVFCRDGTARRIALSGRPIRIGRDDANDLVLADPGMRVALRHAEVRREGIDDILVDLGGEDGTWVDGQRVARAILRPDMTIRIGNCELAVREQENTGESGSVPADDVTLSSDGSGTLSSALPDSETLFGVQETGHRTSGLVGINQGRQRPTGRGRSPTREGLVRRVLALPRGVVIVGLAVGLVAVLFIGLLSSGVSRSTRPVAAAGSPAGSARDREETNEEIVQRLLAGGRAAMARGEYDAAINRYFDQILLIDPERAEALELRVRAQDLMRSSGPAGSPAGVVAHQPVTAAAESQGARNGRASRPAIVVADSSPCRASVVAGQDSPTVREHVAAVQARFDEGRLSLGNGRFAMALSAFQALQQESITCRGLENVIEQAKAGLRMEAEKMSKAGAAAEQRGDLIAALKSYTLARDAENHAANVDDAIIRVRDRMRADGEEALRRARQYDSLGRFPEAMALYARAVECLPERHPDRQVARDRLAALRGGIR encoded by the coding sequence GTGCTGACGATCTCGGTGTTCTGCCGCGACGGCACGGCTCGCCGGATCGCGCTGTCGGGCAGGCCAATCCGGATCGGCCGCGATGATGCCAACGATCTGGTTCTGGCCGATCCGGGTATGCGTGTCGCGCTGCGGCATGCGGAAGTGAGGCGCGAGGGAATTGACGACATCCTCGTGGACCTCGGTGGCGAAGATGGAACCTGGGTCGACGGGCAGCGGGTGGCGAGAGCAATTCTGCGGCCAGACATGACGATCCGGATCGGGAACTGCGAACTGGCCGTACGCGAACAGGAAAACACCGGCGAGAGCGGGTCTGTTCCGGCCGATGACGTTACCCTCAGCTCGGATGGCTCCGGCACGCTGTCCTCGGCGTTGCCCGATTCGGAGACGCTTTTCGGCGTTCAGGAGACCGGCCACCGCACGTCCGGCCTCGTCGGGATCAACCAAGGACGCCAGCGCCCGACCGGACGTGGCCGTTCACCAACCCGGGAGGGCCTGGTCCGGCGGGTGTTGGCGCTGCCGAGGGGAGTTGTGATCGTCGGGCTGGCAGTCGGGTTGGTTGCCGTCTTGTTTATTGGGCTACTCTCCTCAGGTGTTTCTCGATCGACGCGCCCGGTTGCCGCGGCCGGCAGTCCGGCCGGGTCCGCGAGAGACCGGGAGGAGACCAACGAGGAGATCGTCCAAAGGCTGCTTGCAGGGGGCAGGGCGGCCATGGCGCGCGGCGAGTACGACGCTGCCATCAACAGGTACTTCGACCAGATCCTGTTGATCGATCCAGAACGGGCCGAAGCACTTGAGCTGAGAGTCCGGGCACAGGACTTGATGAGATCGTCTGGGCCGGCCGGCAGCCCCGCCGGTGTGGTTGCTCATCAACCGGTGACCGCGGCGGCCGAATCGCAGGGGGCCCGGAACGGACGGGCATCGAGGCCAGCCATCGTGGTCGCGGACTCGAGTCCCTGCCGCGCGTCAGTCGTGGCGGGTCAGGACTCGCCAACGGTTCGCGAGCACGTAGCCGCTGTGCAGGCACGATTCGACGAGGGCAGGCTCTCGCTCGGGAACGGGCGATTCGCCATGGCGTTGTCGGCTTTCCAGGCGCTCCAGCAGGAATCTATCACGTGCCGGGGCCTGGAAAACGTAATCGAGCAGGCCAAAGCAGGGCTCCGGATGGAAGCCGAGAAAATGTCCAAGGCCGGGGCGGCGGCGGAGCAGCGGGGCGATCTGATCGCCGCGTTGAAGTCCTACACGCTCGCCCGTGATGCCGAGAATCATGCGGCTAACGTAGACGATGCTATCATCCGCGTGCGGGATCGCATGCGAGCCGATGGGGAAGAGGCGCTGCGCCGGGCGCGCCAGTACGACTCGCTTGGGCGTTTCCCGGAGGCGATGGCCCTTTACGCTCGAGCCGTCGAGTGCCTTCCCGAACGTCACCCGGACAGACAGGTCGCGCGGGACCGGCTGGCGGCGCTGCGTGGGGGAATCCGATGA
- a CDS encoding type II secretion system F family protein — translation MAALKYLSLLLIGLGLWLVTKVLYREISAWWAIRIEAYAQWMGTEFESMFEEMSLDRARRVITFVVLGAFSLGFLLASGIVGRLLLGTCFALLGYFGPRFVIAYWKRQRLNVIDNQLVDVLVLMGNALKAGMNLQQSVELVVREMKPPIADEFGRVVKAIQLGRLTDDALKQLAERVPLPDLKLAVESILTLRETGGDLSETFHVIANTIVERKKVEGKISAMTTQGMTQGVVTFMMPILFLVLFTLVDPDYTRPLFVTPIGWIMLITVFLLESIGLFLMFRLVKIKV, via the coding sequence ATGGCAGCACTGAAGTACCTGTCGCTCCTGTTGATCGGCCTGGGCCTCTGGCTGGTCACGAAGGTCCTCTACCGGGAGATCTCGGCCTGGTGGGCCATCCGCATTGAGGCGTACGCCCAGTGGATGGGCACCGAGTTCGAATCGATGTTCGAGGAGATGTCGCTCGACCGGGCCCGGCGCGTGATCACTTTCGTGGTGCTGGGGGCGTTCAGTCTTGGCTTCCTGCTCGCCTCCGGCATCGTCGGGCGGCTGCTGCTGGGCACGTGCTTCGCTCTGCTCGGATACTTTGGCCCCAGGTTCGTCATTGCCTACTGGAAACGGCAGCGGCTCAACGTCATCGACAACCAGTTGGTGGACGTGCTCGTGCTCATGGGTAACGCGCTGAAGGCGGGCATGAACCTCCAGCAGTCCGTAGAACTGGTGGTTCGGGAGATGAAGCCGCCGATCGCAGACGAGTTTGGGCGCGTGGTGAAGGCCATTCAATTGGGGCGGCTGACCGATGACGCCCTGAAGCAGTTGGCGGAGCGTGTGCCGCTTCCCGATCTCAAGCTTGCGGTGGAGTCGATCCTGACGCTGCGTGAGACGGGCGGGGATCTCAGCGAGACGTTTCACGTGATTGCCAACACGATTGTCGAGCGCAAGAAAGTCGAAGGCAAGATTAGCGCGATGACCACGCAGGGCATGACGCAGGGCGTCGTCACCTTCATGATGCCGATTCTGTTCCTCGTGTTGTTCACGCTGGTTGACCCGGATTACACACGGCCGCTCTTCGTGACGCCGATCGGGTGGATCATGCTGATTACCGTGTTCCTGCTCGAGAGCATCGGACTGTTCCTGATGTTCAGGCTCGTGAAGATCAAGGTATGA
- a CDS encoding type II secretion system F family protein, with protein sequence MGPLFSLLALASVFGGIALLSYTILTERMYRFAVRKVGVSGGDSRQIPSIALRLMFPMADRVAPYFSKIRWPRYKNRTSVNLQRAGIGRIVGVNHLLAMKAFTALVVPLVLCRLFPVFLNPALFLLGGALGFLLPDRFVADLKRSREENLLAALPGTVDVLALSVRAGLEFMTALQRIVERGAPSALRDELSIVLNDIRLGTSRADALKAFAARVVIPAVSSFVSVLVQADMLGASIGPVLEQQAERMRVERFQRAEKAGARASQKILVPLVLFILPAVLIILLGPVAIQFIYGKQ encoded by the coding sequence ATGGGTCCACTGTTCTCACTTCTTGCGCTCGCGTCGGTGTTCGGAGGGATCGCGCTGCTCAGCTACACGATCCTGACCGAGCGCATGTACAGATTCGCGGTTCGGAAAGTCGGGGTGTCCGGCGGTGACAGCCGGCAGATCCCCTCAATCGCGTTGCGCCTCATGTTTCCAATGGCGGATCGCGTTGCCCCGTACTTCTCCAAGATCAGATGGCCGCGCTATAAGAACCGGACGTCCGTCAATCTCCAGCGCGCCGGGATCGGGAGGATCGTCGGCGTGAACCACCTCCTGGCGATGAAAGCGTTCACCGCGCTGGTCGTGCCGCTGGTGCTCTGTCGTCTGTTTCCCGTCTTTCTCAACCCCGCGCTGTTCCTACTGGGCGGCGCATTGGGGTTCCTCCTGCCGGATCGGTTTGTCGCGGACCTCAAGCGCTCGCGGGAGGAGAATCTGCTCGCGGCGTTGCCCGGCACCGTCGATGTGCTGGCCCTATCCGTCAGGGCCGGCCTCGAGTTTATGACGGCGCTGCAGCGCATCGTCGAGCGGGGCGCCCCGTCAGCCTTGCGAGATGAGTTGTCCATCGTGCTCAACGACATTCGCCTCGGGACGTCGAGAGCGGACGCCCTGAAAGCGTTCGCTGCGAGAGTGGTGATCCCGGCAGTGTCATCGTTCGTGTCGGTCCTCGTGCAGGCCGACATGCTTGGGGCGTCCATAGGGCCGGTACTGGAGCAGCAGGCGGAACGCATGCGGGTTGAGCGTTTCCAGCGGGCCGAAAAGGCTGGCGCGCGGGCGAGCCAGAAGATCCTTGTGCCGCTGGTGCTGTTCATCCTTCCCGCAGTGTTGATCATCTTATTGGGGCCGGTGGCGATTCAGTTCATCTACGGGAAGCAGTAG
- a CDS encoding pilus assembly protein has product MRGQATVETVVVMTFLLFMIFGLIHVCLLAVTKYMVSLAAFSAGRALMVHGTGWVGQAAAWTAATTVLDNLRWWKSAWQRLVLPPTQGRLDGREGVFVTHRAPFAFPIFNDLPFGGLPVTAFSAVAIQPDIPEKGDNAE; this is encoded by the coding sequence ATGCGTGGGCAAGCGACGGTCGAGACGGTCGTGGTGATGACGTTCCTGCTGTTCATGATCTTCGGGTTGATTCACGTCTGCCTGCTGGCCGTAACCAAGTACATGGTCAGCCTCGCCGCGTTTTCCGCTGGACGGGCTCTGATGGTGCACGGGACCGGCTGGGTAGGTCAAGCCGCCGCTTGGACCGCCGCGACCACCGTTCTTGACAATCTCCGCTGGTGGAAGTCGGCGTGGCAGCGACTGGTACTGCCGCCGACGCAAGGAAGACTGGATGGCCGCGAGGGTGTCTTCGTGACGCACCGCGCGCCTTTTGCGTTTCCGATTTTCAATGATCTGCCGTTCGGAGGACTGCCGGTCACCGCCTTCTCCGCCGTCGCGATCCAGCCAGACATCCCGGAGAAGGGCGACAATGCGGAATAG
- a CDS encoding Tad domain-containing protein, with amino-acid sequence MGRWRRDQGQSTALVISMLFVLILFVAVVADVGQAVNRKIALQVIADTGAFTGASKMAAQLNQLAYWNKLLQQVWAVFSWPMTLGGATAVDGYGGWFWPGCEVADPIESAYSFVWSAVSYSTFNPVNLLSAPLPFGEARRVSDDNALDLFPGEQDQLEYREWALDLGILPSRPVWTLAETEQVDSGWPAAVSWSLAPARPTVVYTCAYDTTFGLVWDVRSRQYNHWYRKADQKVSYFVWIVRLKNEKVRALLFDSLFGGRVIPEMEAVAVAKAVGGSIEDGDSTYVAKMVPVSKVMLAPVAYDNLYDLRMRPVVH; translated from the coding sequence ATGGGGCGCTGGCGGCGTGACCAGGGCCAGTCGACCGCGCTGGTCATCTCGATGCTGTTCGTCCTCATCCTCTTCGTGGCCGTCGTGGCTGACGTCGGCCAGGCGGTGAACCGAAAAATCGCCCTGCAGGTTATCGCTGATACCGGTGCGTTTACGGGCGCGTCGAAGATGGCGGCCCAACTCAACCAGTTGGCGTACTGGAACAAGTTGCTGCAGCAGGTGTGGGCGGTGTTCAGCTGGCCGATGACTCTGGGAGGGGCTACGGCGGTCGATGGATATGGAGGGTGGTTTTGGCCCGGCTGCGAAGTAGCCGACCCGATCGAATCGGCCTACTCATTCGTGTGGAGCGCCGTTTCGTACTCGACGTTCAATCCGGTGAATCTGTTGTCCGCGCCGCTTCCCTTTGGCGAGGCCAGGCGGGTGAGCGACGACAACGCCCTCGATCTGTTTCCCGGGGAGCAGGATCAGCTCGAGTACCGTGAATGGGCACTCGACCTTGGAATTCTCCCCAGCCGTCCCGTCTGGACACTGGCTGAGACCGAGCAGGTTGACTCAGGTTGGCCGGCAGCTGTCTCGTGGTCACTGGCCCCGGCTCGGCCGACGGTGGTCTACACGTGTGCGTACGACACCACGTTCGGGTTGGTGTGGGACGTTCGCTCGCGTCAGTACAATCACTGGTACCGGAAGGCGGATCAGAAGGTCTCGTACTTTGTGTGGATCGTCAGGTTGAAGAATGAGAAGGTGCGGGCGTTGCTCTTTGACAGTTTGTTCGGGGGCAGGGTCATTCCAGAGATGGAGGCCGTCGCCGTGGCCAAGGCCGTCGGCGGGTCCATCGAGGACGGCGATTCCACCTACGTCGCGAAGATGGTCCCGGTGTCGAAAGTGATGCTGGCGCCGGTGGCGTACGACAACCTTTACGACCTTCGCATGAGGCCGGTGGTGCACTGA